Part of the Bifidobacterium crudilactis genome is shown below.
CACCGTGATCGACCAGAAACATCTGACGGGCGTAATCCCCATACACTTCATGCTGGGCGAGCACCCGGTCCACGACCTGCTGCGGCGAGCCGACCATCAGCGGGGTCTGCTCGACCATCGTCTCCAGGCTCGGGCCACCGCGATACACCGGCGAATGGTCGAAATACGGACGGAAGGTCTCGAGAGCATCCTGCGAGCGCCGGTCGATGAACACCTGCGCCCCGAGCCCTACCACAGCCTGAGCAGCAGTGCCATGACCCCAATGGACGAAACGGCTGCGGTACAAGGCCACGAGCCTGCGGAAGTGATCGACAGGCCAGAAAATCCCGTTGGCGAAGAAACCGTTCCCGTAATAGGCGGCCTGCTCCGCTATTTCCGGAGTCCTTATCGAACCATGCCACACGAATGGAGGAACGTCGTCCAACGGTCGAGGAATCGACGTGAACCCCTGCAAGGCGGTCCTAAACTGGCCGGACCAGTCGACGACGTCCTCATGCCAGAGACGATGCAACAGGTTGTAATTCTCCAGGGCCAGCGCCAATCCCTGCCTGATGTCCTTGCCGAACCAAGGATAGACTGGCGCGGTGTTGCCGCGACCGAGCATCACATCGACCCGACCGTCCGCCACATGCTGCAGCACCGCATACTGCTCGGCAAGGTTGACGGGATCGTTGGTGGTGATCAGGGTCGTCGATGTCGACAGCGTGATGCGTTCCGTCTGCGCGGCAACCGCGGCGAGGAAGGTCGTGGGGGATGACGACCAGAAAGGGGGATTGTGGTGCTCGCCTATCGCAAACACGTCAAAGCCTGCCTGCTCGGCCCCGATGGCCTGTCGCATGGTGTCTTTCAGACGTGCCGCTTCGGAAGGCACCTGTCCGGTCACCGGGTCCTTGGTGACGTCGGAAACGCTCATGACACCGAATTCCATCGGCCCGGGGCGTGCGGGCGGGGTTGCGCGCGCATTCGCCTCAATAATCGCTTCCATCGACTCGGCCATCGTCCTGTTCCTTCCTGTCGGTCACGGTATCTCGATGTCAAGGCGGCACCGGAGACCGCGTCGACAGGTGCCATCAGGAGGGATCGTTCGTTTACCAGGCACCAAGATTTCCACTGTGGGAAATGTATCACCCGAAGGTCGGCGCTACCAGAGACCGAGCTCACACTTCGCTGTAAGGGTACGTGCAGGCATGACGCACACTGCCGGTTAAAGCGGCATGGCACCGCTGCGGTTCTTCGGCGCTTCAAATCCGGTGTGGCCGAAACCGGCATGCCGTGGACTACTCTGAACTCATCGGAATCTCTTGTTCCGCCGAGGAGGGGTATGTCCAGCATATTGAAGAACGCAGTCATCTGCGGCCTCATCCGGCCTCAACGACCTTCTTGCTGTTCGTGCCAGCAAGCGTGATGACTGCCTCCATGACGTCCACAGACAACACGGAATTGACTATCTCCTGCCACCAGGAATGGATTTGGAACGCCTTCGCGGAGGCCCATGTCGCATTCATCACTACCAAGAGCCGTGATAGAGCGTGTGAGTGGAGTCTAAGCCGTCACATCGATTTATGGCCTCTGGATGATGTGCGATGCGGCGACGCGCTCTGGTGCACACCCGATTTCCTGACGGCGCAGAACGCAAGGATGTCCTCTCATGGACTAACGCCGCTGCGTATGCTGACTCCACAGAAGGACTGGCCCACGAGACTCGGTAGGGAGCTACTCGGTCGTTCTGCCGTCGAAAGCACGGTCGGCGCGGTGCTGAACTGGGGGTCATACGATGATTCGGGTCTCGCCGACAGTACGGCACCGGGTGGATGCGCTCCCTGGTCTCAGCTCGTCAACGGGCGGGTACCGGATTTTCCTGCCGCGCAACGCGACCTTCCGGTATTGCAGCAGGCGTTGGCGCATGCACCCGCCGACTCGCACATTCTCGTCAGTACGCATGTACCCGATATTGCGGAGGAATGGATGGTCGTGGTGCACCGCGGACGCGCCATCGCAGCCCAAGGCTATTGCATTCATCAACCCGTCGGAAGCCGCAACATCATCTCCGTGTTCGATGGGGCTGCATTCACCGAGGACAATATCGAGCATGCCATGCAACTGGCGGAGGCTGGCGCGAAGCGACTGGACATCGACAGCGTCGTCATGAACATCGCCTTCCGCTCCGATTCGAGGGCGCTGGTGCTTGAAGCCCTGCCGACTTGGTGCACCCCCCTGTACGCCTACCCCGCGCAGGCAACCGGCCAATTGCTGCAGGCGATTGCCGATTGTTCCTTGCCGGACGAATTCAACCCAGCCGGGTCATCCGCCGGCGGAGATGAGACGGATAGTCAGGTATTCCAGCCGGATTCATGGATGAAACGTTGTTACGCCTCACGATTCGCCAATTAGGACAAAGTCTGCCAAGTTGGTATATTGCTATGAGCGCAAAAAACTTAGCATTAGTAAGATTTTAAGAATATTGGCTAATGTCTCCGACATTGACCAGGAAGTACAAAGTCGGTCAAATCGACAATAGTCTGTAGACTACTGGGTAACGAAGTATCCGTGCAGTGGGGGCACGGCGCGCAGGAACGTCTCGACAAGACATCTAGGGGGAATTATGGCCGAAGGTTACGTGCAGCAT
Proteins encoded:
- a CDS encoding CE1758 family FMN-dependent luciferase-like monooxygenase, which codes for MAESMEAIIEANARATPPARPGPMEFGVMSVSDVTKDPVTGQVPSEAARLKDTMRQAIGAEQAGFDVFAIGEHHNPPFWSSSPTTFLAAVAAQTERITLSTSTTLITTNDPVNLAEQYAVLQHVADGRVDVMLGRGNTAPVYPWFGKDIRQGLALALENYNLLHRLWHEDVVDWSGQFRTALQGFTSIPRPLDDVPPFVWHGSIRTPEIAEQAAYYGNGFFANGIFWPVDHFRRLVALYRSRFVHWGHGTAAQAVVGLGAQVFIDRRSQDALETFRPYFDHSPVYRGGPSLETMVEQTPLMVGSPQQVVDRVLAQHEVYGDYARQMFLVDHGGLPAELVQRQIDMLGEYVLPELRKEIAAVRDPGAVATPSHADMMLAKYGDGPARQPKPKENRGDNVTGTSPYTDSDPAQRVELPRIFE